Proteins encoded together in one Bradyrhizobium sp. PSBB068 window:
- a CDS encoding acyl-CoA dehydrogenase has translation MTYRAPINDILLSLNHGAGLAAAVAAGHYGDFDSEITAAVLEEAGKFAADVLAPLNTVGDEHGIKLDNGKVTTAPGWPDAYQRWTAAGWNAVSGPEAFGGQGLPLAINAACTEIWSASNVAFGLCPLLTLSAIEALDAHGSDELKNIYLEKLVTGEWTGTMQLTEPNAGSDVGALRTRAERADDGTYRIKGTKIFITYGEHDMTDNIVHFVLARLPDAPSGTKGISLFLVPKFLVNADGSLGARNDIHASGVEHKLGMHASPTCTMTMGDKGGAIGFLIGEENAGMRCMFTMMNQARLGVGLEGVGIADRAYQQALAYARERRQGKVVGHKGDGMDPIIVHPDVKRMLMQMRSMTAAARTICYATAVALDVSVRAKDAKVRADAAARGALLTPIAKAFSTDIGNEVAYLGVQVHGGMGFIEETGAAQHYRDARITSIYEGTNGIQSIDLVTRKLGANGGASVWALLDELNATIKQVETSNDPAFGTTGAKLRDAHAALERTSKWLLERLAAAPNDALAGATPYLRLFGATLGGCLLAGEALAAKADGAAEPQRYVALARFFAENISVQAPSLEKTVTESAEAITGAEAVLAG, from the coding sequence ATGACCTACCGCGCGCCGATCAACGATATTCTGCTGTCCCTCAATCATGGTGCGGGGCTCGCTGCCGCCGTGGCGGCCGGCCACTACGGCGATTTCGATAGCGAGATCACCGCTGCGGTATTGGAAGAAGCCGGCAAGTTCGCCGCCGACGTGCTGGCGCCGCTGAACACGGTCGGCGACGAACACGGCATCAAGCTCGACAACGGCAAGGTGACGACCGCACCCGGCTGGCCCGACGCCTATCAGCGCTGGACCGCCGCGGGATGGAACGCGGTGTCCGGGCCGGAAGCATTCGGCGGCCAGGGCCTGCCGCTCGCGATCAACGCCGCCTGCACCGAGATCTGGAGCGCATCGAATGTCGCCTTCGGCCTCTGCCCCTTGCTGACGTTGTCCGCAATCGAGGCGCTCGATGCCCACGGCAGCGACGAGCTGAAGAACATCTATCTCGAGAAGCTCGTCACCGGCGAATGGACCGGCACGATGCAGCTCACCGAGCCCAATGCCGGCTCCGACGTCGGCGCGCTGCGCACTCGCGCCGAACGCGCCGATGACGGCACCTACCGCATCAAGGGCACCAAGATCTTCATCACCTACGGCGAGCACGACATGACCGACAACATCGTGCACTTCGTGCTCGCACGATTGCCCGATGCGCCCTCGGGCACCAAGGGAATTTCCCTCTTCCTCGTGCCGAAGTTCCTGGTCAATGCCGACGGCTCGCTCGGCGCGCGCAACGACATCCATGCGAGCGGCGTCGAGCACAAGCTCGGCATGCACGCTTCGCCGACCTGCACCATGACCATGGGCGACAAGGGCGGTGCGATCGGCTTCCTGATCGGCGAGGAAAACGCCGGCATGCGCTGCATGTTCACGATGATGAACCAGGCCCGGCTCGGCGTCGGCCTCGAAGGCGTCGGCATTGCCGACCGCGCCTATCAGCAGGCGCTGGCCTATGCGCGGGAGCGCCGCCAGGGCAAGGTCGTCGGCCACAAGGGCGACGGGATGGATCCGATCATCGTGCATCCCGACGTCAAGCGCATGCTGATGCAGATGCGCAGCATGACGGCGGCGGCGCGCACGATCTGCTACGCCACCGCGGTCGCGCTCGACGTCTCGGTGCGCGCCAAGGACGCCAAGGTTCGCGCAGATGCCGCGGCGCGCGGCGCGTTGCTGACCCCGATCGCCAAGGCGTTCTCCACCGATATCGGCAACGAGGTCGCCTATCTCGGCGTGCAGGTTCATGGCGGCATGGGCTTCATCGAGGAGACCGGCGCCGCGCAGCATTACCGCGATGCCCGCATCACCTCGATCTACGAGGGCACCAACGGCATCCAGTCGATCGACCTCGTCACCCGCAAGCTCGGCGCCAATGGCGGCGCTTCGGTGTGGGCGCTGCTCGACGAGCTCAATGCCACCATCAAGCAGGTCGAGACCTCCAACGATCCGGCGTTCGGCACCACGGGCGCCAAGCTGCGCGATGCCCACGCCGCGCTCGAGCGCACCAGCAAATGGCTGCTCGAACGGCTGGCCGCCGCGCCGAACGATGCGCTCGCCGGCGCGACGCCCTATCTGCGGCTGTTCGGCGCCACGCTCGGCGGCTGCCTGCTCGCCGGCGAAGCGCTCGCCGCCAAGGCGGACGGCGCAGCCGAGCCGCAGCGTTACGTCGCGCTGGCGCGCTTCTTTGCCGAGAACATTTCGGTGCAGGCGCCGTCGCTGGAAAAGACCGTGACCGAAAGCGCCGAGGCGATCACCGGCGCGGAGGCCGTGCTGGCGGGGTGA
- a CDS encoding IS3 family transposase (programmed frameshift), producing the protein MKRRKFSREFKIEAVKLVRERGVSVAQAGRDLDVHENVLRKWVKEFSSDPVQAFPGQGQMKPEQQEIERLRREVARLKAERDIPKKGRSLLREGSDMKFVFIAKHRTIWPVAWLCDVLGVSRSGFHAWMNRSPSARSRSDEELGGKVKTSFTASDRTYGARRVWRDLLADGVDCGLHRIERLMRLQGLRARPRRRRLPKDGGDRQLDTVPANLLDRQFVAERPNQKWIADFTYLWTVEGWLYVAAVIDLFSRRVVGWSMSAAMTAQLVTDALLMAVWRRGKPDALLHHSDQGSQYTSEQFQSLMADHGMVCSMSRSGNVWDNAAMESFFSSLKTERTANKIYRTRDEARADVFDYIERFYNTTRRHSTIGYLSPVEFERRVGLA; encoded by the exons ATGAAGAGACGGAAGTTCAGTCGCGAGTTCAAGATCGAGGCGGTCAAGCTGGTCAGGGAGCGTGGGGTGTCGGTGGCGCAGGCCGGGCGCGACCTGGATGTTCATGAGAACGTTCTGCGCAAATGGGTGAAAGAGTTCAGCTCCGACCCTGTGCAGGCCTTTCCCGGCCAAGGCCAGATGAAGCCCGAGCAGCAGGAGATCGAGCGGCTGCGCCGTGAGGTCGCCAGGCTGAAGGCCGAGCGGGACATCC CTAAAAAAGGCCGCAGCCTACTTCGCGAAGGAAGCGACATGAAGTTCGTCTTTATCGCGAAGCACCGGACGATCTGGCCGGTGGCATGGCTATGCGATGTGCTGGGGGTATCGCGGTCGGGCTTCCATGCCTGGATGAACCGTTCTCCCAGCGCCAGGTCCCGCAGCGACGAGGAGCTGGGCGGCAAGGTCAAGACCAGCTTCACCGCCAGCGACCGCACCTATGGCGCTCGCCGGGTCTGGCGCGATCTGCTCGCCGATGGGGTGGATTGCGGCCTGCACCGGATCGAGCGGCTGATGCGCCTGCAGGGCTTGCGGGCGCGGCCGCGGCGGCGGCGCTTGCCGAAGGATGGCGGCGATCGACAGCTCGACACCGTACCGGCCAACCTGCTGGACCGGCAGTTTGTCGCCGAGCGTCCGAACCAGAAGTGGATCGCCGACTTCACCTACCTATGGACCGTCGAGGGCTGGCTCTATGTCGCGGCGGTGATTGATTTGTTCTCACGTCGGGTGGTGGGCTGGTCGATGAGCGCCGCGATGACGGCGCAGCTCGTAACCGACGCACTGCTGATGGCCGTCTGGCGACGCGGCAAGCCGGATGCGCTGTTGCATCACTCCGACCAGGGCAGCCAGTACACCAGCGAGCAGTTCCAGAGCCTGATGGCCGACCACGGCATGGTCTGCAGCATGAGCCGTTCCGGCAATGTCTGGGACAATGCGGCGATGGAGAGCTTCTTCTCATCGCTCAAGACCGAACGGACCGCCAACAAGATCTACAGGACCAGAGATGAGGCACGAGCCGATGTGTTCGACTACATCGAAAGATTCTACAACACGACCCGCAGGCACTCGACCATCGGTTATCTCAGCCCAGTTGAGTTCGAGCGCAGGGTGGGATTAGCTTAA
- a CDS encoding SDR family oxidoreductase, which produces MKVLVFGLGYSALHISYALQRAGCEVTATVRSRAKAIGLIQARIAARVFSSDHIDEQIAEDVRSSDAVLVSVPPGECGDPVLESFSGYIAEASKLRWVGYLSTVAVYGDQAGGWVDERTATEPGKGRSRLRVHAEKDWLALGSHVFRLAGIYGPGRNQLAQLAAGTARRIIKPGQVFNRIHVADIVAVIEASLAKPRPGGIYNVCDNEPAPPQDVVEYASKLCGLDPPPGIPFEKADLSPMARSFYNENRRVRNALIREELGVNLNYPTYREGLAALRASGEGPGQ; this is translated from the coding sequence ATGAAAGTCTTGGTGTTCGGCCTTGGTTACTCAGCTTTGCATATCTCGTATGCTCTACAGCGTGCGGGGTGCGAGGTCACCGCAACGGTGCGTTCGCGCGCGAAGGCCATTGGTTTGATTCAGGCGCGCATTGCGGCGCGAGTTTTTTCATCTGACCATATCGATGAGCAGATCGCTGAGGATGTCAGATCGAGCGACGCTGTTTTGGTCTCGGTACCGCCCGGAGAGTGTGGTGATCCGGTGCTCGAATCCTTTTCGGGCTATATCGCCGAAGCGTCGAAATTGCGTTGGGTTGGCTATCTTTCCACGGTCGCCGTATACGGTGACCAAGCCGGCGGTTGGGTCGATGAGCGGACGGCGACCGAGCCTGGAAAAGGCCGCTCGCGACTCAGAGTTCATGCCGAGAAGGATTGGCTTGCCTTGGGCTCTCACGTTTTCCGGCTTGCCGGTATATACGGTCCGGGCCGAAACCAGCTGGCGCAACTAGCGGCGGGAACGGCGCGGCGGATCATCAAGCCTGGCCAAGTATTCAACCGTATTCACGTGGCGGACATTGTCGCCGTGATCGAAGCATCGCTGGCGAAGCCGCGGCCGGGCGGAATCTACAACGTCTGCGACAACGAGCCGGCCCCTCCGCAGGATGTCGTGGAGTACGCGTCCAAACTTTGTGGATTGGATCCTCCGCCCGGTATTCCCTTCGAGAAGGCCGATCTCTCGCCGATGGCGCGCAGCTTTTATAATGAAAACCGTCGTGTGAGGAATGCTCTTATTCGAGAAGAACTTGGCGTGAACCTCAACTATCCAACCTATCGCGAGGGACTTGCGGCGTTGCGGGCGTCCGGAGAAGGACCAGGTCAGTAG
- a CDS encoding tryptophan-rich sensory protein encodes MELPPDVGHSLPAEKRVGHYRRMLAIILAFMTHQWSRDRFSVILFEPHTLWVSFASALNAGLVLLNP; translated from the coding sequence TTGGAGCTGCCGCCCGATGTTGGCCATAGCTTACCGGCCGAGAAGCGCGTTGGTCATTATCGTCGAATGCTGGCGATCATCCTGGCTTTCATGACGCACCAATGGTCTCGTGATCGATTCTCGGTGATATTGTTCGAGCCCCACACACTGTGGGTATCTTTCGCCTCTGCTTTGAATGCCGGTCTCGTCTTACTGAACCCATGA
- a CDS encoding cryptochrome/photolyase family protein, whose protein sequence is MVQSTQLKVRNLVLVLGDQLDADSAAFDGFDHDLDVVMQMEVNEEATYITQHKLRIAYFFASMRHFREEMIARRRRVRYIAIDDPSNTGTFETEIVRAQQSLSPERTIVLEPGDWRIAEKLKRLPQPPEFRRDRHFFSSQEDFTAFTRDNPGHILETFYRHMRRKTGLLMDQTTGKPIGSAWNFDEQNRKPFGRNPPVIPPVRPCRMDPISRDVRDLVLKRFVGSPGRLETIDLPVSRAQALKQLDDFVSERLPLFGTYQDAMRNGEPFLYHSRLSGPLNLHLLTPAEVIGAALKSKDAPLNAIEGFVRQILGWREYVRGIYWQRMPHYADENELNAHLRMPRFYWTGDTEMRCLADAIAHTIDHAYAHHIERLMVLGLFALLLGVAPYEVHRWHMSMFWDAIDWVSLPNTLGMSQYGDGGVMGTKPYAASGNYINRMSDHCKNCRFDPKKSVGDDACPFTTLYWNFLAKHRKRLVSNGRMTNHYRNLDRRDRSELRAIRSRADEIEAKPP, encoded by the coding sequence ATGGTTCAGTCAACGCAGCTCAAGGTCAGAAATCTCGTCCTCGTACTCGGCGACCAGCTTGACGCGGATTCAGCCGCGTTCGATGGGTTCGACCACGATCTCGACGTAGTTATGCAGATGGAGGTAAACGAGGAAGCGACCTACATAACACAGCATAAGCTTCGTATAGCTTACTTTTTTGCCTCGATGCGCCATTTTCGGGAGGAAATGATCGCACGGCGGCGGCGCGTTCGCTATATTGCCATCGACGATCCCTCGAACACGGGAACGTTCGAAACCGAAATCGTCCGAGCCCAACAGTCGCTTAGCCCCGAGCGTACGATCGTCTTGGAGCCGGGCGACTGGCGTATCGCCGAGAAGCTCAAGCGACTTCCGCAACCGCCTGAGTTCCGACGCGACCGGCATTTCTTCAGCTCACAGGAAGATTTCACAGCCTTCACGCGCGACAATCCTGGACATATCCTGGAGACCTTCTACCGCCATATGCGGAGGAAAACCGGACTATTGATGGACCAGACTACCGGCAAGCCAATTGGATCGGCCTGGAACTTCGACGAGCAGAACAGAAAGCCGTTTGGTAGAAACCCGCCCGTTATTCCTCCGGTGAGACCCTGCAGGATGGATCCCATCAGCAGAGACGTTCGCGATCTCGTTTTAAAGCGCTTTGTGGGCAGCCCAGGTAGACTCGAAACGATCGACCTCCCGGTGTCGCGCGCCCAAGCACTCAAGCAACTCGACGACTTCGTTTCCGAAAGGCTTCCTCTCTTCGGGACCTATCAGGATGCGATGAGAAACGGCGAACCATTTCTCTATCATTCACGCCTTTCTGGCCCCTTGAATCTGCATCTTCTGACGCCGGCCGAGGTCATAGGAGCTGCGCTCAAGAGCAAGGACGCTCCTCTCAATGCGATCGAGGGCTTCGTCCGTCAGATTCTTGGGTGGAGAGAATACGTACGAGGCATCTATTGGCAACGCATGCCTCATTATGCCGACGAGAACGAATTGAATGCACATCTTCGCATGCCGCGGTTTTATTGGACCGGCGACACCGAGATGAGATGTCTCGCTGACGCGATCGCGCACACCATCGATCATGCCTATGCCCATCACATCGAACGACTCATGGTGTTGGGGCTTTTTGCGCTGCTGCTTGGCGTCGCACCATACGAAGTACATCGTTGGCACATGTCGATGTTTTGGGATGCGATCGACTGGGTATCCCTACCTAATACGCTCGGAATGAGCCAATACGGCGACGGAGGCGTAATGGGGACAAAACCTTACGCCGCATCAGGCAACTATATCAACCGAATGAGCGATCATTGCAAAAACTGTCGGTTCGATCCGAAGAAGTCGGTTGGGGACGATGCCTGCCCATTCACCACCCTCTATTGGAATTTCCTTGCCAAGCACCGCAAACGGCTCGTTTCCAACGGTCGAATGACAAATCATTATCGAAACCTTGATCGCAGGGATCGCAGCGAATTGAGGGCTATTAGAAGCCGCGCGGACGAGATTGAGGCGAAACCGCCGTAA
- a CDS encoding sigma-70 family RNA polymerase sigma factor: MASMNDCRIERSDPTELEQLLQGMVEGHEPAFEKLHAATRRKLFSTVLVVVRRRHLAEEIVQEAYVRIWLNAAGYRRALGSPMMWMITIAKNLAIDAVRRPSREIYRDHSALLDFPADTPTALESMESKENESDTVKLQQSMLSALQTLDPTRRHLVIAAYLYGESRQRLAEQYGVPVNTIKTWLRRALLQVRAQIGAMALGDLALLVDGIREQQLEDRVGSEIEIGLL; encoded by the coding sequence ATGGCGTCAATGAACGACTGCCGCATAGAGCGGTCCGATCCGACCGAGCTTGAGCAGCTCCTGCAGGGTATGGTGGAAGGCCACGAGCCGGCCTTCGAAAAGCTGCACGCGGCCACGCGACGCAAGCTGTTCTCCACCGTCTTGGTGGTCGTAAGGCGCCGGCATCTCGCGGAGGAGATCGTGCAGGAGGCCTATGTTCGCATCTGGTTGAACGCAGCCGGATATCGTCGGGCGTTGGGCTCGCCCATGATGTGGATGATCACGATCGCTAAAAACCTCGCGATCGACGCCGTGCGAAGGCCGTCGCGAGAAATCTATCGCGACCATTCCGCCCTGCTGGACTTTCCAGCCGACACACCCACGGCGCTGGAGAGCATGGAAAGCAAGGAAAACGAAAGCGACACCGTCAAGCTTCAGCAGAGCATGTTGTCCGCTCTGCAAACGCTCGACCCGACCCGGCGTCATCTGGTGATCGCGGCTTATCTCTACGGTGAGAGCCGGCAGCGGCTGGCCGAGCAGTATGGCGTTCCCGTCAACACCATCAAGACCTGGCTGCGGCGCGCGCTGCTGCAGGTACGGGCGCAGATCGGGGCAATGGCGCTGGGCGATCTTGCTCTCCTCGTTGACGGCATACGAGAACAGCAACTTGAAGACCGCGTAGGTTCAGAGATCGAAATCGGTCTCTTGTAG
- a CDS encoding DUF427 domain-containing protein, which yields MWRPKRIEPAAGQESVWDYPRPPRLEKIGARLRVIFNARTVADTTAGYRVLETSHPPVYYIPPDDIAPQYLMDAPGGSWCEFKGHAKYWSLDVDGRTSERAAWSYPSPSLAFSDIADHIAFYASRVDECWVDDERVQPQEGDFYGGWITSRIVGPFKGGAGTRGW from the coding sequence ATGTGGAGACCTAAGCGCATCGAACCCGCGGCTGGACAGGAGTCAGTTTGGGATTATCCCCGTCCGCCGCGGCTGGAGAAAATCGGCGCACGGCTGCGCGTCATTTTCAACGCACGCACAGTCGCCGATACGACGGCGGGCTATCGCGTGCTCGAGACCAGTCATCCGCCGGTTTACTACATCCCGCCCGACGATATCGCGCCACAATATCTGATGGATGCGCCGGGCGGCTCGTGGTGCGAATTCAAGGGGCACGCAAAATACTGGTCGCTTGATGTCGATGGACGGACGTCCGAACGCGCAGCTTGGAGCTACCCTTCGCCGTCACTTGCTTTTTCCGATATCGCGGATCACATCGCTTTTTATGCTTCGCGCGTCGATGAATGCTGGGTGGACGACGAACGCGTGCAGCCTCAGGAAGGCGACTTCTACGGCGGCTGGATCACCTCGCGCATCGTCGGACCGTTCAAGGGCGGCGCAGGGACTCGCGGATGGTAG
- a CDS encoding alpha/beta fold hydrolase: MRFFVGFIAIAAILIGLFKLHEGSRDLNITRTVVSDTPVTIFRRQSALPAPVVVIAHGFAGSQQLMQPFAETLARNGYIAVTFDFLGHGRNPVPMHGDITKGLTITNALLKELTDVAALARGLPGSNSRLAVLGHSMASDIVVRFAQAQPDVEATVAVSVFSPVVTPSSPRNLLVIVGALEPAMLRNEGLRIVNLTTGGTAIPGETYGQFYDGTARKLVLARGVEHIGVLYSHDGMVEAARWLNAVFGDRPQEEVDSRGRWLALVFAGIVGLAWPLSALLPEVSPRPVGASLRWKTLMTAALLPAIVTPLLLWKMPTDFLPILLGDYLMLHFLVYGTFSTAILVYLRSKQPPATATNVAWTRAAIAAAAVSAYNVLAFGLPIDAYVFSFLPIPARLPLIAAIACGTLPYFIADEWLTRGSESRIGAYAFTKFCFLTSLAIAVALDPMKLFFLVIILPAILLLFTAFGLISRWSYAATRHPFPGALANGALFAWAIAVTFPMIVR; this comes from the coding sequence ATGAGGTTCTTTGTTGGATTCATCGCGATCGCGGCGATCCTGATCGGGCTTTTCAAATTGCATGAAGGCAGCCGGGACCTGAACATCACGCGGACCGTCGTCAGCGACACTCCGGTCACGATCTTCAGACGGCAATCCGCGTTGCCCGCGCCTGTCGTCGTGATCGCCCACGGCTTTGCTGGTTCGCAGCAGTTAATGCAGCCGTTTGCCGAAACGCTTGCGCGCAACGGCTACATCGCCGTGACTTTCGATTTTCTCGGCCATGGCCGCAACCCGGTCCCGATGCATGGCGATATCACCAAAGGCTTGACGATCACCAACGCGTTGCTGAAGGAGCTGACCGACGTCGCGGCGTTGGCTCGCGGACTGCCAGGGAGCAATAGCCGGCTCGCGGTGCTCGGACATTCGATGGCGTCCGACATCGTGGTCCGGTTCGCGCAGGCCCAACCGGACGTCGAGGCGACGGTCGCGGTATCCGTGTTTTCGCCCGTGGTTACGCCGTCCAGCCCGCGAAATCTGCTGGTCATCGTCGGCGCGCTGGAGCCTGCGATGCTCAGGAATGAGGGCCTGCGCATCGTCAATCTGACAACCGGCGGCACGGCAATCCCTGGCGAGACTTACGGGCAATTCTACGACGGCACCGCGCGCAAGCTGGTGCTGGCGCGTGGCGTCGAACATATTGGCGTGCTCTACAGTCATGACGGCATGGTCGAAGCCGCACGCTGGTTGAATGCGGTCTTCGGCGATCGGCCGCAGGAGGAAGTCGACAGCCGCGGGCGCTGGTTGGCGCTGGTGTTTGCCGGAATCGTTGGACTGGCCTGGCCGTTGTCGGCATTGTTGCCGGAGGTCAGCCCACGCCCAGTCGGCGCGAGCCTCCGCTGGAAGACGCTGATGACGGCAGCGCTGCTGCCCGCGATCGTGACCCCATTGTTGCTCTGGAAGATGCCGACTGACTTTCTGCCGATCCTGCTTGGCGATTATCTGATGCTGCATTTTCTGGTGTATGGAACTTTCTCGACCGCGATACTCGTGTACTTGCGCAGCAAGCAACCGCCGGCCACTGCGACGAATGTCGCCTGGACACGCGCCGCGATCGCGGCCGCCGCCGTGTCCGCCTACAACGTCCTGGCCTTCGGCCTTCCCATCGACGCCTATGTGTTTTCGTTCCTGCCGATTCCGGCCCGGCTGCCGCTGATCGCCGCAATCGCATGTGGGACGCTGCCCTATTTCATCGCCGACGAATGGCTGACACGTGGTAGCGAGTCCCGTATCGGCGCGTACGCTTTCACCAAATTCTGTTTCCTGACCTCGCTCGCCATTGCCGTTGCGCTCGACCCAATGAAACTGTTCTTCCTTGTCATTATCTTGCCTGCGATCCTGTTGCTGTTTACGGCCTTCGGGCTGATCAGCCGCTGGAGCTACGCGGCGACCCGCCACCCGTTTCCTGGCGCTCTCGCCAACGGCGCGCTGTTCGCATGGGCGATCGCCGTAACCTTTCCCATGATCGTGCGATGA
- a CDS encoding DUF3422 domain-containing protein codes for MSADVLIGDGGAVRLTPHPLRAAVLGEVHARPFTPVSVPSRIVHFAFDTSGARAQADRANLIAFCTSRGLQPPSPGERHHRAPFGTTVLRWEQHSEFTTYTWEMPADPAAAPFHPDAASLALPMRLFAQPGPLLVAVDLHLLSEDPQRTAPERLFDKASLAVAENSDGAAVYATDFQPGPSGFVRILVANRTMSPDRAGALVRRVIELETYRTLALLGLPEAQRLSPSIAAVERRLVEVTDQMRRAGDLAANHKLLDELTALAAEVEAGAAASVFRFGASRAYEEIVEQRLQTIGERKVGGLPTWSSFLARRMKPALRTCVTAEARQSSLSLKLARAANLLRTRVDVELEQQNQELLKSMNARTRLQLRLQATVEGLSVAAITYYVVSLFGYIAKAAHDSGTIDLEPSVATAAFVPVAGFAIWWTVHSIRRKHIAGEDP; via the coding sequence ATGAGCGCGGATGTCCTGATAGGTGACGGCGGAGCGGTGCGGCTGACACCTCATCCGTTGCGTGCAGCCGTACTCGGCGAGGTTCATGCTCGCCCTTTCACACCGGTTTCGGTGCCATCACGCATCGTGCATTTTGCCTTCGATACGTCGGGGGCACGTGCGCAGGCCGACCGCGCCAATCTGATCGCATTCTGCACGTCGCGCGGGCTGCAGCCGCCGTCTCCTGGCGAAAGGCATCATCGTGCACCGTTCGGCACCACCGTGCTGCGATGGGAACAGCATTCCGAATTCACGACCTATACCTGGGAAATGCCGGCCGATCCCGCGGCCGCGCCGTTCCATCCGGACGCGGCCTCGCTGGCGCTGCCAATGCGGCTCTTCGCGCAGCCCGGCCCGCTGCTGGTGGCCGTCGATCTGCATCTTCTGAGCGAGGACCCGCAACGAACCGCGCCCGAACGCCTCTTCGACAAAGCCAGTCTGGCCGTGGCCGAGAACTCGGACGGCGCCGCGGTCTACGCCACCGACTTCCAGCCGGGACCATCCGGCTTTGTCCGCATCCTCGTTGCCAACCGTACGATGTCGCCGGACCGCGCCGGGGCTTTGGTCCGACGGGTGATCGAACTCGAAACATATCGCACGCTGGCGCTGCTCGGCCTGCCTGAAGCGCAACGGCTGTCGCCATCGATCGCAGCGGTGGAGCGCCGCCTCGTCGAGGTCACAGACCAGATGCGCCGCGCCGGCGATCTCGCCGCCAACCACAAGCTGCTCGACGAGCTGACTGCCCTGGCGGCCGAGGTCGAAGCGGGGGCAGCCGCCAGTGTGTTTCGGTTTGGCGCCAGCCGCGCCTATGAAGAGATCGTCGAGCAACGCCTGCAAACCATTGGCGAACGCAAGGTCGGCGGCCTCCCGACGTGGTCGTCGTTTCTTGCACGCCGGATGAAGCCCGCGCTACGCACATGCGTCACCGCCGAGGCGCGGCAATCCAGCCTGTCGTTGAAACTCGCACGCGCCGCAAACCTGCTGCGTACGCGCGTCGACGTCGAGCTCGAACAGCAGAATCAGGAGCTGCTGAAGTCGATGAATGCGCGGACGCGACTGCAACTGCGACTGCAGGCTACGGTGGAAGGCCTGTCGGTCGCGGCGATCACCTATTACGTGGTGAGCTTGTTCGGATACATCGCCAAGGCGGCGCATGACAGCGGCACTATTGATCTCGAGCCCAGCGTCGCGACGGCCGCCTTCGTTCCGGTCGCCGGCTTTGCGATCTGGTGGACGGTGCACAGCATCCGCAGGAAGCACATTGCCGGCGAAGATCCATGA
- the hemC gene encoding hydroxymethylbilane synthase: protein MTVSMRIGTRKSVMALTQTEDVAQRLSKAASELDVEIVRFETTGDGDQTSKLLVHGGKGGAFVAEIRAAVTSGRLHAAMHSLKDMPGNEDTPGLVIGATLPRDPPTDALVLRPGVSLDDIKRSRGKGYRIGTNAVRRAAYARRLFPDIEVIHFRGAADTRVRKLDNRDMQRLPRGGEAGPADALIMARSGLERIGLGHRIACELSPSEMLPAVGQGIVAVECAVNDWQTRRHLALIDDSASHLSCDAEREVLWVLNGHCNSPIAGYSTIEGSQMTLTASVLDEAGGGQFIEVTRSGAANRPRELGRAVGLELLDKGAADIIARTRPEH, encoded by the coding sequence GTGACAGTCTCGATGCGGATAGGCACGCGCAAGAGCGTCATGGCGTTGACCCAGACCGAAGATGTTGCGCAGCGCCTATCCAAGGCCGCGTCCGAATTAGACGTCGAGATCGTCAGGTTCGAGACTACCGGCGACGGGGATCAGACCAGCAAGCTTCTGGTCCACGGCGGGAAGGGCGGCGCCTTCGTGGCTGAAATCCGCGCCGCCGTTACATCGGGCCGGCTTCATGCAGCGATGCATTCGCTCAAGGACATGCCTGGCAATGAGGACACGCCGGGGCTCGTGATCGGTGCGACACTGCCGCGTGATCCGCCGACCGATGCGCTGGTGCTGAGGCCGGGCGTCTCTCTCGATGACATCAAGCGCTCACGTGGCAAGGGCTACCGGATCGGCACCAACGCTGTGCGGCGCGCAGCTTATGCCAGGCGACTGTTTCCGGACATCGAAGTGATCCACTTTCGCGGTGCGGCCGATACCAGAGTTCGCAAACTGGACAATCGGGATATGCAACGGTTGCCTCGTGGCGGCGAGGCGGGACCGGCCGATGCTTTGATCATGGCTCGATCCGGGCTCGAACGGATCGGCCTCGGCCATCGTATTGCCTGCGAGCTGTCGCCTTCGGAAATGTTGCCAGCAGTGGGGCAGGGTATCGTGGCCGTCGAGTGCGCGGTCAATGATTGGCAGACGCGGCGGCATCTCGCTCTGATCGACGATTCTGCGTCGCATCTCAGTTGCGATGCGGAGCGCGAGGTGTTGTGGGTTCTCAACGGCCACTGCAATTCACCCATAGCTGGATATTCGACCATCGAAGGTTCGCAGATGACGCTCACAGCCTCGGTTTTGGATGAAGCGGGCGGGGGCCAGTTCATCGAGGTGACCCGTTCGGGCGCTGCAAACCGCCCGCGCGAACTCGGTCGCGCGGTCGGGCTTGAGCTGCTTGACAAAGGCGCCGCCGACATCATTGCGCGAACGCGTCCGGAGCACTGA